Proteins encoded within one genomic window of Methanothrix harundinacea 6Ac:
- a CDS encoding Single-stranded DNA-binding replication protein A: MNAAVEQILARLRNQKVEVPASEVESRLALLVEKFGVPEGEAVRSVVNYFLKEHGISPTTFAPKKAEILKVGEIDGPGRWIDLEAKVVELWEPTSSAISQTGLLGDETGTIKFVKWTKADLPELEAGKSYLFKNAVTDEFQGKFSVKLNRTSGVEELTKVVAAAEPSASSQVQEMKVSEIKEEGRWIDLRAKVVQLWEPTSETISQTGLIGDETGTIKFVKWAKSGIPDLAEGKSYLFKNLVTDEFQGRFSVKLNRTSGVEPLEAEVEASDAPGGQVQEMKISQIGEEGRWIDLRAKVVQLWDPTSETISQTGLIGDETGVIKFVKWAKSEIPDLAEGKSYLFKNVVTDEFEGRFSVKLNRTSEILPLEEEVEVSPQEANFTGAIVDVQKGSGLIKRCPICRRMLNKGVCGEHGKQEGTYDLRIKAVLDDGVKVQEVLINRERTESLMGISMEEAKTMAMEALDHEVVKGMIEERLLGRYYTVSGPTVDRYILVEMISPARPATAEEAEDLAARAGEVI; this comes from the coding sequence ATGAATGCAGCTGTAGAGCAGATTCTGGCTCGGCTGCGGAACCAGAAGGTGGAGGTTCCTGCATCCGAGGTGGAGAGCCGTCTGGCCCTCCTGGTGGAGAAGTTCGGGGTCCCTGAGGGGGAGGCGGTCCGATCCGTCGTCAACTATTTTCTCAAAGAGCACGGCATCTCGCCGACGACCTTCGCCCCGAAGAAGGCCGAGATCCTCAAGGTCGGCGAGATCGACGGTCCAGGCCGGTGGATAGACCTGGAGGCGAAGGTGGTGGAGCTCTGGGAGCCGACGAGCAGCGCCATATCCCAGACCGGCCTCCTCGGGGACGAGACGGGGACGATCAAGTTCGTCAAGTGGACCAAGGCCGACCTTCCGGAGCTGGAGGCGGGGAAGAGCTACCTCTTCAAGAACGCCGTCACCGATGAGTTTCAGGGGAAGTTCAGCGTCAAGCTGAACAGGACGAGCGGGGTCGAGGAGCTGACGAAGGTGGTGGCCGCCGCCGAGCCTTCGGCGTCGAGCCAGGTCCAGGAGATGAAGGTATCCGAGATCAAAGAGGAGGGGCGGTGGATAGACCTCCGGGCGAAGGTGGTCCAGCTCTGGGAGCCGACGAGCGAGACGATATCCCAGACCGGCCTCATCGGCGACGAGACCGGCACCATCAAGTTCGTCAAGTGGGCGAAGTCGGGGATCCCGGACCTCGCCGAGGGGAAGAGCTACCTCTTCAAGAACCTCGTCACCGACGAGTTTCAGGGGAGGTTCAGCGTCAAGCTGAACAGGACGAGCGGGGTCGAGCCCCTGGAGGCGGAGGTGGAGGCCTCCGATGCCCCGGGCGGCCAGGTCCAGGAGATGAAGATCTCTCAGATCGGAGAGGAGGGGCGGTGGATAGACCTCCGGGCGAAGGTGGTCCAGCTCTGGGACCCGACGAGCGAGACGATATCCCAGACCGGCCTCATCGGCGACGAGACGGGGGTGATCAAGTTCGTCAAGTGGGCGAAGTCGGAGATCCCGGACCTCGCCGAGGGGAAGAGCTACCTCTTCAAGAACGTCGTCACCGACGAGTTCGAGGGGAGGTTCAGCGTCAAGCTGAACAGGACCAGCGAGATTCTGCCCCTCGAAGAGGAGGTCGAGGTGAGCCCCCAGGAGGCGAATTTCACCGGGGCGATCGTCGACGTCCAGAAGGGGTCGGGGCTGATCAAGCGCTGCCCCATCTGCAGGCGGATGCTGAACAAGGGGGTCTGCGGCGAGCACGGAAAGCAGGAGGGGACCTACGACCTCCGGATCAAGGCGGTCCTGGACGACGGGGTGAAGGTCCAGGAGGTGCTGATCAACCGGGAGCGGACGGAGAGCCTCATGGGGATCAGCATGGAGGAGGCGAAGACGATGGCGATGGAGGCCCTCGACCACGAGGTGGTGAAGGGGATGATCGAGGAGAGGCTCCTGGGGAGGTACTATACCGTCTCGGGGCCGACCGTCGACCGCTACATCCTCGTCGAGATGATCTCCCCGGCCCGCCCGGCGACGGCCGAGGAGGCCGAAGACCTGGCGGCCCGGGCAGGGGAGGTGATCTGA
- a CDS encoding Lrp/AsnC ligand binding domain-containing protein: protein MVIGVTMVKVVPGQERSVYNALREIDGIKDVYHVFGEYDFVVVLEVEGLSVLNRLVDTIREIHNVTATQTVVGAEL from the coding sequence ATGGTGATAGGAGTTACGATGGTCAAGGTGGTTCCAGGGCAGGAGAGGAGCGTCTACAACGCCCTGAGGGAGATCGATGGGATAAAGGACGTCTATCACGTCTTCGGCGAGTACGACTTCGTCGTCGTCCTGGAGGTGGAGGGGCTCTCCGTCCTCAACCGCCTGGTGGATACCATCCGGGAGATCCACAACGTGACCGCGACCCAGACGGTGGTGGGGGCCGAGCTCTAG
- a CDS encoding DNA topoisomerase VI subunit B: MEIAEELAKHQKAISVAEFFEKNRQILGFDSAPRALITTVKEAVDNSLDACEEADILPDIFVQILRRGEGFRVVVEDNGPGIVGGEVPRVFAKLLYGSRFHALKQSRGQQGIGISAGVLYSQLTTGRPTAVTTKIGPTHRAGRWELMINTATNEPEVLKTEETEWDRPHGTRVELEMEGSYVRSRRQSIYGYLKNVAIVNPHARITLVEPDGNVEVFERATDKMPSPSYEIKPHPLGMELGGLIKMLRYTDKKKLKSFLAGSFSSVGAIISQEICDRAELDPEMAPQDLTHSEATRLLAAFKEMRLKSPPTDCLSPIGEELIRAGLEKEYRVDFIATTKRPVSVYAGNPFQVEVGLAYGGELKGDGKVEVLRFANRVPLLYQQGGCAITHAIENVSWKIYSLSQPGGGVPVGPAALLVHIASTNIPFTSESKDAVADVPEIVAEVELGLKEVGRKLRRYISKKSALSERKEKEEIIRKILPRISKKLSELLAREEPDINPVVAKIMGNLLVKRSVASENGLALVTLEVANYGDASKAFKLHETVSVEAEAVEPPARVIALGDGYDHLWKISLRPGERQQIRYTVPSEGVRFSEPVVEGVASELVSGARVVG, from the coding sequence ATGGAGATAGCAGAGGAGCTGGCCAAGCACCAGAAGGCCATCTCCGTTGCCGAATTTTTCGAGAAGAACCGCCAGATCCTGGGGTTCGACTCGGCGCCGAGGGCTCTTATAACCACCGTCAAGGAGGCGGTGGACAACTCCCTGGACGCCTGCGAGGAGGCGGATATCCTCCCCGACATCTTCGTCCAGATCCTGAGGAGGGGGGAGGGGTTCCGGGTCGTCGTCGAGGACAACGGCCCCGGTATCGTCGGTGGCGAGGTCCCCCGGGTCTTCGCCAAGCTCCTCTACGGCTCGAGGTTTCACGCCCTGAAGCAGAGCCGGGGGCAGCAGGGCATAGGGATATCGGCGGGCGTCCTCTACTCCCAGCTGACGACGGGAAGGCCCACGGCGGTCACCACCAAGATCGGCCCGACCCACCGGGCGGGGAGGTGGGAGCTGATGATCAACACCGCCACCAACGAGCCGGAGGTCCTGAAGACGGAGGAGACGGAGTGGGACCGCCCCCACGGCACCCGGGTGGAGCTGGAGATGGAGGGCTCCTACGTCCGGAGCCGGAGGCAGTCGATCTACGGCTATCTGAAGAACGTGGCGATAGTCAACCCCCACGCCCGGATCACCCTGGTGGAGCCCGACGGGAACGTGGAGGTCTTCGAGAGGGCGACGGATAAGATGCCGAGCCCCTCCTACGAGATCAAGCCCCACCCTCTCGGGATGGAGCTCGGCGGCCTCATCAAGATGCTCCGGTACACCGATAAGAAGAAGCTGAAGAGCTTCCTTGCGGGCTCCTTCTCCAGCGTCGGGGCGATCATATCCCAGGAGATCTGCGACCGGGCGGAGCTCGACCCCGAGATGGCGCCCCAGGACCTGACCCACTCCGAGGCGACCCGGCTTTTAGCCGCCTTCAAGGAGATGCGGCTCAAGTCTCCCCCCACCGACTGTTTATCCCCCATCGGCGAGGAGCTGATCCGGGCGGGGCTCGAGAAGGAGTACCGGGTAGACTTCATAGCCACCACCAAGAGGCCGGTCTCGGTCTACGCCGGAAACCCCTTCCAGGTGGAGGTGGGCCTCGCCTACGGCGGCGAGCTGAAGGGGGACGGGAAAGTCGAGGTCCTGAGGTTTGCAAACCGGGTGCCGCTCCTGTACCAGCAGGGGGGGTGCGCCATAACCCACGCCATCGAGAACGTATCCTGGAAGATCTACTCCCTCAGCCAGCCCGGGGGCGGGGTCCCCGTCGGCCCCGCCGCCCTCCTCGTCCACATCGCCTCGACGAACATCCCCTTCACCTCCGAGTCGAAGGACGCCGTCGCCGACGTCCCCGAGATAGTGGCGGAGGTGGAGCTGGGGCTCAAAGAGGTGGGTCGGAAGCTCCGGAGGTACATATCGAAGAAGTCCGCCCTCTCGGAGCGGAAGGAGAAGGAGGAGATCATAAGAAAGATCCTCCCGCGGATATCAAAGAAGCTTTCGGAGCTCCTCGCCCGGGAGGAGCCGGACATCAACCCCGTCGTCGCCAAGATCATGGGCAACCTCCTGGTCAAGAGGTCCGTCGCCTCCGAGAACGGCCTTGCCCTGGTGACCCTGGAGGTCGCGAACTACGGCGACGCCTCCAAGGCCTTCAAGCTCCACGAGACGGTCTCGGTGGAGGCGGAGGCCGTCGAGCCGCCGGCGAGGGTGATCGCCCTGGGGGACGGCTACGACCACCTCTGGAAGATCTCCCTCCGGCCGGGGGAGAGGCAACAGATCAGGTACACCGTCCCCTCGGAGGGGGTCCGGTTCTCCGAGCCGGTGGTGGAGGGGGTCGCTTCGGAGCTGGTCAGCGGCGCGAGGGTGGTGGGCTAG
- a CDS encoding DNA topoisomerase IV subunit A produces the protein MKDAEATKGRLLGLAETLYDQFQRGTVPHLALPSRTKNNLEYDQEGEIWVYGDQESVRSVKTVRGAKSLLKTTYLIELLINEHLRQNRGSTLREIYYISENWDVAKFGEQAESDRLVEDLEILTALLREDFHVRPEEDGATVFGPLTISEKTRRGERTIHCQEDVGEAGYQIPFNVDNVEFKEHDAKFVIAIETGGMHARLIENGFDQEHDAILVHLKGQPARSTRRLIKRLNEELSLPVVIFTDGDPWSYRIYASVAYGAIKSAYLSDYLVTPAAQFVGVQPTDIVNYDLSTDKLTDQDLQALRSELADPRFATDYWKEQIQLQIKLSKKAEQQAFAGKGLDFVTKTYLPERLSEMGLI, from the coding sequence TTGAAGGACGCCGAAGCGACGAAGGGGAGGCTTTTGGGCCTCGCGGAGACGCTCTACGACCAGTTCCAGAGGGGGACGGTCCCCCACCTCGCTCTTCCGAGCAGGACGAAGAATAACCTCGAGTACGACCAGGAGGGGGAGATCTGGGTCTACGGCGACCAGGAGAGCGTCCGGTCCGTCAAGACCGTCCGGGGGGCGAAGAGCCTCCTCAAGACCACCTACCTCATCGAGCTTCTGATCAACGAGCACCTCCGGCAGAACCGGGGCTCGACCCTGAGAGAGATATACTACATCTCCGAGAACTGGGACGTCGCCAAGTTCGGGGAGCAGGCTGAGAGCGACAGGCTCGTCGAGGACCTGGAGATCCTCACCGCCCTCCTGCGAGAGGACTTTCACGTCCGGCCCGAGGAGGATGGGGCGACGGTCTTCGGCCCCCTCACCATCAGCGAGAAGACCCGGCGGGGGGAGAGGACGATCCACTGCCAGGAGGACGTCGGGGAGGCGGGCTACCAGATCCCCTTCAACGTCGACAACGTGGAGTTCAAGGAGCACGACGCGAAGTTCGTCATCGCCATCGAGACCGGCGGGATGCACGCCCGATTGATCGAGAACGGCTTCGACCAGGAGCACGACGCGATCCTCGTCCACCTGAAGGGGCAGCCCGCCCGGTCGACCCGCCGGCTGATAAAGCGGCTGAACGAGGAGCTCAGCCTACCGGTCGTCATCTTCACCGACGGTGACCCCTGGTCCTACCGGATCTACGCCAGCGTCGCCTACGGCGCCATCAAGAGCGCCTACCTCTCCGACTATCTGGTGACGCCGGCCGCCCAGTTCGTGGGGGTCCAGCCGACGGACATCGTCAACTACGACCTCTCGACGGATAAGCTGACGGATCAGGACCTCCAGGCCCTCCGGTCCGAGCTCGCCGACCCCAGGTTCGCCACAGACTACTGGAAGGAGCAGATCCAGCTCCAGATCAAGCTCTCGAAGAAGGCTGAGCAGCAGGCCTTCGCCGGCAAGGGGCTCGACTTCGTGACGAAGACCTACCTCCCCGAGAGGCTCTCGGAGATGGGGCTGATCTAG
- a CDS encoding amidohydrolase family protein, whose protein sequence is MVIDFHAHIYTDDMAPKAIASVKRRMGVRVPGLGTVADLRGSMAKAGVERSIILPLAPLPKHVRPTNDFFLAAADGDGLVPFGAIHPFQEDLEEELDRLQAAGVRGVKAVPFLQSFYPDDPRCDRLYQAVADRGMVLLLHAGKVPEDLPEFFGTPDRFARMAERHPDLVVVLAHLGGWEMWSGVREYLIPAAENVYFDTAYISPSLTSAEACDLIVEIGADRVLFGTDYPWTDQAEEICFVEGMDLSGREKRMILSENAERLLFPR, encoded by the coding sequence GTGGTCATCGACTTTCACGCTCACATCTACACCGACGATATGGCGCCAAAAGCCATCGCCTCCGTCAAGAGGAGGATGGGGGTGAGGGTCCCGGGCCTGGGCACCGTCGCCGACCTCCGGGGCTCCATGGCGAAGGCAGGGGTAGAAAGATCGATCATCCTCCCCCTTGCGCCCCTCCCCAAACACGTCCGGCCGACGAACGACTTCTTCCTCGCGGCCGCCGACGGCGACGGCCTCGTCCCCTTCGGGGCGATCCACCCCTTCCAAGAGGACCTCGAGGAGGAGCTCGACCGGCTCCAGGCGGCCGGCGTCCGGGGGGTGAAGGCCGTACCCTTCCTCCAGAGTTTCTACCCTGACGATCCGCGGTGCGACCGGCTCTACCAGGCGGTGGCGGATCGGGGGATGGTCCTCCTCCTCCACGCCGGCAAAGTCCCCGAGGACCTGCCGGAGTTCTTCGGGACCCCCGACCGCTTCGCCCGGATGGCAGAGCGGCATCCAGACCTCGTCGTCGTTCTGGCCCATCTGGGCGGCTGGGAGATGTGGTCCGGCGTCCGCGAGTACCTCATCCCGGCGGCGGAGAACGTCTACTTCGACACCGCCTACATCTCGCCGAGTTTGACCTCAGCAGAGGCCTGTGACCTGATCGTTGAGATCGGCGCTGATCGGGTCTTATTCGGCACAGACTACCCCTGGACCGACCAGGCGGAGGAGATCTGTTTCGTCGAGGGGATGGACCTCTCGGGCCGGGAGAAGAGGATGATCCTCTCGGAGAACGCTGAAAGGCTCCTATTCCCCAGATAG
- a CDS encoding methytransferase partner Trm112 — translation MKRDLMEILACPLCKGDLELEAFEEKDGEILDGRLRCKGCGEVYPIEDGIPNMLPPDLREEMGR, via the coding sequence ATGAAGCGCGATCTGATGGAGATTCTGGCCTGCCCCCTCTGCAAGGGGGATCTGGAACTCGAAGCATTCGAGGAGAAGGACGGCGAGATCCTGGACGGGAGGCTCCGCTGTAAGGGCTGCGGCGAGGTCTACCCCATCGAGGACGGGATACCGAACATGCTCCCGCCGGATCTGCGGGAGGAGATGGGCCGCTAG
- the pyrG gene encoding glutamine hydrolyzing CTP synthase, whose translation MISARYIVVTGGVMSGLGKGITAASIGRMLMERGYKVTAIKIDPYINIDAGLMSPFQHGEVFILKDGGEVDLDLGNYERFLDVELTRDHNITTGKVYKTVIEKERRGEYLGKTVQIIPHITNEIKERIRTVAKESGCDVCVIEVGGTVGDIEGMPFLEAMRQLRNEEMGNIAFVHVTLAPTTTDGEQKTKPTQHSVKEMRALGLQPDIVSVRCTKPLREETKSKISLFCDVPVEGVVSNHDVDDVYQVPLLLEEQRTPLYLMKMLRLYPLEHRTDWVELIEKMVAIRDSVKMAIVGKYTTGSQGTTHMEDTYLSIREALKHAGIEAGAWPKISWIDAEELERSPAADLLADFDGILVPGGFGARGTCGKMAAIRYARENGIPYLGICFGMQLAVVEFCCHVLGLDGASSGEFGETPHPVITILPEQEGVEDMGATMRLGDYEAILREGSLAEEIYGSLRIVERHRHRYEVNPEYIPRIEEKGMIFSGKNRNRMEIAEIPGHPFFFSTQFHPEMKSRPGRPSPPFLAFVRAMRERAGKRG comes from the coding sequence GTGATAAGCGCAAGATACATCGTCGTAACGGGCGGGGTGATGAGCGGCCTGGGCAAGGGGATCACCGCCGCCTCCATCGGTCGGATGTTGATGGAGCGGGGCTACAAGGTCACCGCCATCAAGATCGACCCCTACATAAACATCGATGCGGGGCTGATGAGCCCCTTCCAGCACGGCGAGGTCTTCATCCTCAAGGACGGGGGGGAGGTGGACCTGGACCTCGGTAACTACGAGCGGTTCTTGGACGTGGAGCTGACCCGCGACCACAACATCACCACCGGGAAGGTCTACAAGACCGTCATCGAGAAGGAGCGCCGGGGCGAGTATCTGGGAAAAACGGTCCAGATCATCCCCCACATAACCAACGAGATCAAGGAGCGGATCCGGACGGTGGCGAAAGAGAGCGGCTGCGACGTCTGCGTCATCGAGGTGGGGGGGACCGTCGGCGACATCGAGGGGATGCCCTTCCTCGAGGCGATGAGGCAGCTGAGAAACGAAGAGATGGGAAACATCGCCTTCGTCCACGTAACCCTCGCCCCCACCACCACCGACGGCGAGCAGAAGACGAAGCCGACCCAGCACAGCGTCAAGGAGATGAGGGCTCTGGGCCTCCAGCCCGACATCGTCTCTGTCAGGTGCACAAAGCCCCTGCGGGAGGAGACGAAGTCGAAGATCTCCCTATTCTGCGACGTCCCGGTGGAGGGGGTGGTTTCCAACCACGACGTCGACGACGTATACCAGGTCCCCCTCCTCCTGGAGGAGCAGAGGACCCCCCTCTACCTGATGAAGATGCTCCGGCTATACCCTCTGGAGCACCGGACCGACTGGGTGGAGCTGATCGAGAAGATGGTCGCAATCCGGGATTCGGTGAAGATGGCCATCGTCGGCAAGTACACCACCGGGTCGCAAGGGACGACCCACATGGAGGATACCTACCTCTCGATCCGCGAAGCCCTCAAACACGCCGGGATCGAGGCGGGGGCCTGGCCGAAGATCTCCTGGATCGACGCCGAGGAGCTGGAGCGCTCCCCCGCCGCCGACCTCCTCGCCGACTTCGACGGGATCCTCGTCCCCGGGGGCTTCGGCGCCCGGGGGACCTGTGGCAAGATGGCGGCGATCAGGTACGCCCGCGAGAACGGCATCCCCTATTTGGGGATATGCTTCGGGATGCAGCTCGCCGTCGTCGAGTTCTGCTGCCACGTCCTCGGCCTGGACGGCGCGAGCTCCGGGGAGTTCGGGGAGACGCCGCACCCCGTCATCACCATCCTCCCCGAGCAGGAGGGGGTGGAGGATATGGGGGCGACGATGCGCCTCGGGGACTACGAGGCGATCCTCCGGGAGGGGTCCCTCGCCGAGGAGATCTACGGCTCCCTTCGAATCGTCGAGCGGCACCGCCACCGCTACGAGGTGAACCCCGAGTACATCCCCAGGATCGAGGAGAAGGGGATGATCTTTTCGGGGAAGAACCGGAACCGGATGGAGATCGCCGAGATCCCCGGCCACCCGTTCTTCTTCTCGACCCAGTTCCACCCCGAGATGAAGTCGAGGCCCGGCCGCCCCTCACCCCCGTTCCTGGCATTCGTAAGGGCGATGAGGGAGCGGGCGGGGAAGCGGGGGTAA
- the tnpC gene encoding IS66 family transposase yields the protein MHEEEIIKQLKAENERLKRENEFQREQIAKLEARLAKYENAHTPPSLRRGRKRKKGYDEGFNGKPGQKEGHKGVSRPRANPDRQVEVAIDLCPDCGAKLGDPIRKESKIIEEIPEPQPIIVTEYKIAHYRCPSCQKEVVASDHDLPAEGRFGNNVIAQTTLLKYEDRLPHRKIQNALKRLHGLTICAATVLDLTRRAADAVQSQYDAILNSVRNAPILYVDETSIKVQGERHWIWVFTTPSETFVVIRKSRGMKVLMEVLTRRFDGIIVCDGWKPYAKFTKRLQRCWAHLLRESKDLADKIEEAVPLHGDLKDLYEELTDALENDPPPEVRMGLLEMARSKLHQWIMKEYMSEKVKKLIGKISNGFEYWFTFIIQPAVEPTNNRAERALREHVVLRKIIGTLRNEKGTSIHERIMTVLATWEQNGLDGLKMLRSSLVS from the coding sequence ATGCACGAAGAAGAGATAATCAAGCAACTTAAAGCTGAGAATGAACGATTAAAGCGTGAGAATGAGTTTCAAAGAGAACAGATAGCGAAGCTTGAAGCTCGACTAGCTAAATATGAGAATGCCCATACTCCGCCGAGCTTGAGACGAGGTCGCAAACGGAAAAAAGGGTATGACGAAGGGTTTAATGGGAAACCAGGCCAAAAAGAGGGTCATAAAGGGGTATCAAGACCTCGTGCCAATCCTGATAGACAAGTCGAAGTCGCCATAGATCTTTGCCCAGATTGCGGAGCCAAGCTTGGCGATCCTATCAGAAAAGAGTCAAAGATCATCGAGGAAATCCCTGAACCCCAGCCGATAATCGTCACCGAATACAAGATTGCTCATTACAGATGTCCATCTTGTCAAAAGGAAGTTGTAGCCAGCGATCATGATCTTCCTGCAGAAGGCAGATTCGGAAACAATGTAATTGCGCAGACAACGTTACTGAAATACGAGGATAGGCTACCCCACAGGAAGATCCAAAATGCACTGAAGCGATTGCATGGACTGACCATATGCGCAGCTACGGTCCTCGATCTGACTCGCAGAGCTGCTGATGCGGTTCAGTCTCAATATGATGCAATTTTAAACAGCGTTCGGAATGCACCAATCCTGTATGTGGATGAAACGTCGATAAAGGTCCAAGGAGAGCGTCACTGGATCTGGGTATTTACCACACCATCTGAGACGTTTGTTGTGATACGAAAGAGTCGTGGGATGAAGGTCCTGATGGAAGTTCTGACAAGAAGATTCGATGGCATCATAGTGTGCGATGGTTGGAAGCCTTATGCCAAATTCACAAAACGGTTACAGCGATGTTGGGCACATCTACTCCGAGAATCAAAGGACCTTGCTGATAAGATTGAGGAGGCGGTTCCTTTACATGGGGATCTCAAGGATCTATATGAAGAACTTACTGATGCTCTAGAAAACGATCCACCACCCGAAGTCAGGATGGGATTGTTGGAAATGGCACGATCAAAGCTCCACCAATGGATTATGAAAGAATACATGAGTGAGAAAGTCAAAAAGCTAATCGGCAAAATTAGTAACGGCTTCGAGTACTGGTTCACGTTTATCATCCAGCCCGCCGTAGAGCCGACCAATAATAGAGCAGAGAGGGCTCTCCGGGAGCATGTCGTTCTGAGAAAGATCATTGGTACACTGCGAAATGAAAAAGGGACTTCGATTCATGAACGAATTATGACCGTGCTGGCGACATGGGAGCAAAATGGACTCGATGGCCTAAAGATGCTAAGATCGAGCCTGGTCAGCTAA
- a CDS encoding Panacea domain-containing protein, which produces MAELRDIIAHILKTYPTRYDMSNARLTKLVYLSDWRHCLRTNSQISNIKWFFNNFGPFVWDIKDTAKENPHIFELETTTNMYGDQKTIFILNSKDYSPRLSEEEMKSIDHVINETKNLNWDQFIRLVYSTFPIASAERYTYIDLIEKAKEYMS; this is translated from the coding sequence ATGGCTGAGCTAAGAGATATAATTGCCCATATATTGAAGACGTACCCCACTAGGTATGATATGTCCAATGCCCGTTTAACTAAATTAGTATATTTATCAGATTGGAGACATTGCTTAAGAACAAATTCTCAAATTTCAAATATTAAATGGTTTTTTAATAATTTCGGACCTTTTGTTTGGGATATCAAAGATACTGCAAAAGAGAATCCACATATTTTTGAGTTGGAAACGACAACTAACATGTATGGGGATCAAAAAACGATTTTTATATTAAACTCAAAAGACTATAGTCCAAGGTTATCGGAAGAAGAAATGAAATCTATCGATCATGTTATAAATGAAACAAAGAACCTTAATTGGGACCAATTCATACGCCTTGTTTACTCGACATTTCCTATTGCTAGCGCTGAAAGATACACATATATTGATCTAATAGAAAAGGCAAAAGAATATATGAGTTGA
- a CDS encoding AAA family ATPase codes for MTDLKSPRHSVPRIESIRIKNYRALRDLELKPLAPLTALLGPNGSGKSTVFDVFAFLSECFSVGLRRAWDKRGRFKELHTRGTTGPIEIELKYRERGNLPLITYHLSIAEGLAGPVVAEEWLQWRRKSQGKPFRFLDFKNGEGRVVSGEMPDETEGRVEEKLDSPEMLAVNTLGQFAKHPRVSALRRFITGWHVSYLTADSVRGVAEAGPQERLSTTGDNLPNVIQYLKEQHPERLAEILGALSRRVPRLERVDSEFMPDGRLLLEIKDAPFEKPILAKFASDGTLKMLSYLTVLYDPDPPQLLGIEEPENHLHPRILPELAEECRNASGRTQLLVTTHSPFFVNGLLPEEVWVLSRDVRGYTQAKRAADMRGIKEFMDEGAKLGHLWVEGFFEIGDPILESSPSSRSSASSDSTETEEKAAE; via the coding sequence ATGACCGACCTGAAAAGCCCTCGCCATTCCGTCCCCCGGATCGAATCGATCAGAATCAAGAACTACCGGGCGCTCCGCGACCTGGAGCTGAAGCCCCTCGCCCCCCTCACCGCCCTCCTGGGCCCCAACGGCAGCGGCAAGTCCACGGTCTTCGACGTCTTCGCCTTTCTCTCTGAGTGCTTCTCGGTTGGTTTGAGGCGGGCCTGGGACAAGAGGGGGAGGTTCAAGGAGCTTCACACCCGGGGGACCACCGGCCCCATCGAGATCGAGCTGAAGTACCGCGAAAGGGGAAATCTACCGCTCATCACCTACCATTTATCCATCGCCGAGGGGCTCGCGGGGCCGGTCGTCGCCGAGGAGTGGCTCCAGTGGAGGCGAAAGTCCCAGGGCAAGCCCTTCCGATTCCTCGACTTCAAGAACGGCGAGGGTCGCGTCGTCAGCGGGGAGATGCCCGACGAAACGGAAGGGCGGGTTGAGGAGAAGCTCGACTCCCCCGAGATGCTGGCGGTGAACACCCTCGGCCAGTTCGCAAAGCATCCGCGGGTCAGCGCCCTCCGGAGATTCATCACCGGCTGGCACGTCTCCTACCTCACCGCCGACAGCGTCCGGGGCGTCGCCGAGGCGGGACCCCAGGAGAGGCTCTCCACCACCGGAGACAACCTCCCCAACGTCATCCAGTACCTGAAAGAGCAGCACCCCGAAAGGCTGGCGGAGATCCTGGGAGCGCTATCTCGCCGGGTGCCCCGCCTTGAGAGGGTCGACTCCGAGTTCATGCCCGACGGCCGCCTCCTTCTGGAGATCAAGGACGCCCCCTTCGAGAAGCCGATCCTGGCCAAGTTCGCCTCCGACGGGACCCTCAAGATGCTCTCCTACCTCACCGTCCTATACGACCCCGACCCGCCCCAGCTCCTGGGGATCGAGGAGCCGGAGAACCACTTGCATCCCCGGATACTCCCGGAGCTGGCCGAGGAGTGCCGGAACGCCTCCGGCAGGACCCAGCTATTGGTCACCACTCACTCCCCCTTCTTCGTCAACGGCCTCCTCCCCGAAGAGGTCTGGGTCCTCAGCCGGGATGTGAGGGGCTACACCCAGGCGAAGCGGGCCGCCGACATGAGGGGGATCAAGGAGTTCATGGACGAGGGAGCGAAGCTCGGCCACCTCTGGGTGGAGGGGTTCTTCGAGATCGGCGATCCTATCCTTGAGTCCTCACCATCATCCCGAAGTTCCGCCAGTTCCGACAGCACCGAGACGGAAGAGAAAGCCGCCGAGTGA